One Bradyrhizobium sp. ISRA464 genomic window carries:
- a CDS encoding VOC family protein: protein MALKNVIGIDHAVVMVKDLDKAAENYKRLGFTVSPRGTHSAHMGSGNYTIMFDPDYMELLGVLTPTEHNAPARAFLEKRGEGIERIAFTAVDSAAGAEEIRARGYAPIGPTDFERPVTLPNGTVSAAKFRTFQWPTAEAPGGVRIFACQHKTRETVWIPELMTHANGAKRLRQVLIVSPDPTTDAAHLSDMIDVAVRNEADGAVAVPSGGDRADFVFLSKDQLGKRYPGVSLDGLPDRGGAGLVIAADLAATKTALGGTGVSSGSSICVPPAAANGTLLAFVQA from the coding sequence GTGGCACTCAAGAACGTCATCGGAATCGATCACGCCGTGGTCATGGTGAAGGACCTCGACAAGGCCGCCGAGAACTACAAGCGGCTCGGCTTCACCGTGTCGCCGCGCGGCACCCACAGCGCGCATATGGGATCGGGCAACTACACCATCATGTTCGATCCCGACTATATGGAATTGCTCGGCGTGCTGACGCCGACAGAACATAATGCTCCGGCGCGTGCCTTCCTGGAGAAGCGCGGCGAAGGCATCGAGCGGATCGCGTTCACCGCGGTGGATTCGGCCGCCGGCGCCGAGGAGATCCGCGCCCGCGGCTATGCGCCGATCGGGCCGACCGATTTCGAGCGTCCGGTGACGCTGCCGAACGGCACGGTCTCTGCGGCAAAATTCCGCACCTTCCAGTGGCCGACCGCGGAGGCGCCCGGCGGCGTCCGCATCTTCGCCTGCCAGCACAAGACGCGGGAGACGGTGTGGATTCCCGAGCTGATGACGCACGCCAATGGGGCAAAACGCCTCAGGCAGGTGCTGATCGTCTCGCCGGACCCGACAACCGATGCGGCGCATCTCTCTGACATGATCGATGTCGCTGTGAGGAACGAGGCCGACGGCGCGGTTGCGGTGCCCTCCGGCGGGGATCGCGCCGACTTCGTCTTCCTGAGCAAGGACCAGCTCGGCAAGCGCTATCCCGGCGTCTCGCTGGACGGCCTCCCCGATCGCGGCGGCGCGGGCCTGGTGATCGCAGCCGATCTCGCGGCGACGAAGACGGCGCTGGGCGGGACCGGCGTGAGCAGCGGCAGCAGCATCTGCGTGCCGCCGGCTGCGGCCAACGGCACCCTGCTCGCCTTCGTCCAGGCGTAG
- a CDS encoding sugar ABC transporter permease, whose amino-acid sequence MSLVTQASPAAAEDAAPEREWRPPSYWPFVIPALIVVLAVIIFPWVFTIWMSMHEWKVGSPTTFVGLANYLRLPIDPRFVEAVGHTLLYTALSVLLPLIFGTLAAIVFHQKFAARGFLRGIFIMPMMATPVAIALVWTMMFHPQLGVLNYLLSLVGLPPQLWVFNPTTVIPSLVLVETWQWTPLVMLIVLGGLAAIPTEPYESAQIDGASFWQVFRFITLPLIMPFLFIAGMIRMIDAVKSFDIIFAITQGGPGSASETINVYLYSVAFVYYDLGYGSAIAVVFFLLIVALAALLLYLRKRMLWTAEVGGGA is encoded by the coding sequence GTGAGCCTGGTGACACAAGCCTCTCCGGCTGCGGCTGAGGACGCCGCGCCGGAACGTGAATGGCGTCCGCCGTCCTATTGGCCGTTCGTGATCCCGGCACTGATCGTCGTGCTGGCGGTGATCATCTTCCCGTGGGTATTCACGATCTGGATGAGCATGCACGAATGGAAGGTCGGCTCGCCGACCACCTTCGTCGGGCTCGCGAATTACCTAAGGCTGCCGATCGACCCGCGCTTCGTCGAGGCGGTCGGGCACACATTGCTCTACACCGCGCTGTCGGTGCTGCTGCCGCTGATCTTCGGCACGCTGGCAGCAATCGTGTTTCACCAGAAGTTCGCCGCCCGCGGCTTCCTGCGCGGCATCTTCATCATGCCGATGATGGCGACCCCGGTGGCGATCGCGCTGGTCTGGACCATGATGTTCCACCCGCAGCTCGGCGTGCTCAATTATCTGCTGTCGCTGGTCGGCCTGCCGCCGCAGCTCTGGGTGTTCAACCCGACCACGGTGATCCCGTCGCTGGTGCTGGTCGAGACCTGGCAGTGGACGCCGCTGGTCATGCTGATCGTGCTCGGCGGCCTCGCCGCGATCCCGACCGAGCCTTACGAGAGCGCGCAGATCGACGGCGCCAGTTTCTGGCAGGTGTTCCGCTTCATCACCCTGCCCCTGATCATGCCGTTCCTGTTCATCGCCGGCATGATCCGCATGATCGATGCGGTAAAAAGCTTCGACATCATCTTCGCGATCACGCAAGGCGGACCGGGTTCGGCGTCGGAAACCATCAACGTCTATCTCTACAGCGTCGCCTTCGTCTATTACGACCTCGGCTACGGCTCTGCCATCGCCGTGGTGTTCTTCCTCCTGATCGTCGCGCTGGCTGCCCTCCTGCTCTATTTGCGCAAGCGCATGCTGTGGACAGCAGAGGTTGGAGGCGGCGCATGA
- a CDS encoding extracellular solute-binding protein, with product MTHHLISRRQVLAGTAAVGAVGLTGRPARAEVNWKKYAGTKLEVILAKGPRGDNLQKYIKEFTELTGIEVESEQIPEQQQRQKCVIELSSGKPSFDVIHLSYHVQKRQFEKAGWLADMSGYMKDPTLTTPDLVESDFSAAGLQYAKNDKGQMLSLPWSVDYFILYYNKELFQKKGIAVPKTLDEMVTAAEQLTDTKSGIYGFVGRGLRNANMTLWTNFFLNYGGEFLDGKGNILTDGPEAVAATKLYQTLLTKVAPPGVAGFNWMESMASFTQGRSAMWIDGVGWAPPLEDPTASRIVGKVGYTVVPAGPKGQYSATYGDGIGIAAASKNKEAAYLLCQWVVSKKQGARLLQAGGGVPFRNSILNNPEVQKGVKMPKEWLQSVIDSAKISKLGLPVVIPVAEFRDIVGAALTATLSGADPATELKKAHAQFRPILERSEKA from the coding sequence ATGACGCATCACCTGATCTCGCGCCGGCAAGTCCTGGCCGGCACGGCCGCCGTCGGTGCGGTTGGACTGACCGGCCGTCCGGCGCGTGCCGAGGTGAACTGGAAGAAATATGCCGGCACCAAGCTTGAGGTGATCCTCGCCAAGGGGCCACGCGGCGACAATCTCCAGAAGTACATCAAGGAATTCACTGAGCTCACCGGCATCGAGGTCGAGTCGGAGCAGATCCCCGAACAGCAGCAGCGCCAGAAATGCGTGATCGAGCTTTCATCCGGGAAGCCGAGCTTCGACGTCATTCACTTGAGCTATCACGTGCAGAAGCGGCAGTTCGAGAAGGCCGGCTGGCTCGCCGACATGTCCGGCTACATGAAGGACCCGACCCTGACCACGCCCGACCTGGTCGAGAGCGACTTCTCCGCGGCCGGGCTGCAATACGCCAAGAACGACAAGGGGCAGATGCTGTCGCTGCCGTGGTCGGTCGACTACTTCATCCTCTACTACAACAAGGAGCTGTTCCAGAAGAAAGGCATCGCCGTGCCGAAGACCCTCGACGAGATGGTCACGGCTGCGGAACAGCTCACCGACACCAAGAGCGGCATCTACGGCTTTGTCGGGCGCGGCTTGCGCAATGCCAACATGACGTTGTGGACCAACTTTTTCCTCAACTACGGCGGCGAGTTTCTGGACGGCAAGGGCAACATCCTGACCGACGGGCCCGAGGCGGTCGCCGCGACGAAACTCTATCAGACGCTGCTGACCAAGGTTGCGCCCCCCGGCGTCGCCGGCTTCAACTGGATGGAATCGATGGCTTCGTTCACGCAAGGGCGCTCGGCGATGTGGATCGACGGCGTCGGCTGGGCGCCGCCGCTGGAAGACCCCACGGCCTCGCGCATCGTCGGCAAGGTCGGCTACACCGTGGTGCCCGCCGGACCGAAGGGACAGTATTCGGCGACCTATGGCGACGGTATCGGCATTGCCGCGGCGAGCAAGAACAAGGAGGCGGCCTACCTGCTGTGCCAGTGGGTGGTCTCGAAGAAGCAGGGCGCGCGGCTCTTGCAGGCGGGCGGCGGCGTTCCGTTCCGCAACTCGATCCTGAATAATCCCGAGGTCCAGAAGGGCGTGAAGATGCCCAAGGAATGGCTCCAGTCGGTGATCGACTCCGCCAAGATCTCGAAGCTCGGCCTGCCCGTGGTGATCCCGGTCGCCGAATTCCGCGACATCGTCGGCGCCGCGCTGACCGCGACGCTGTCGGGCGCCGATCCGGCAACGGAGCTGAAGAAGGCACACGCGCAGTTCCGCCCCATCCTGGAGCGCAGCGAAAAAGCGTGA
- a CDS encoding FAD-binding oxidoreductase: MSSNAVRWPNSLWAAVTPSGPDCPELTGAQQADVVIIGGGFTGLSTALHLREANIDVAIVEAAEPGWGASGRNNGQVIPTLSRPDPEDIVARHGAAGERFVAMLRDSAATLFDIVRRYNIEAEHEQAGWVQPVHSPGRIKIAERRVRQWSKFGAPVELLSRDHVRDMLGSDAWYGGFWNRTGGHINPLALARGLARTVLGLGARIYARSPATSFERRGDRWVVKTERGEISGRALVVATNAYSGEFSTSLVPQIAHEVMPVLSWQMATQPLSDNVRKTIIPGRLAMSDTHGELYFARYDARNRLVTGGAVIGPGDKAARLKARVTERLQRLWPQIGDVSFDYVWNGYVGMTSDFLPRIHRLGPNAFGWTGCNGRAVALTMPLGRELAKAVQGVPDGELALPFTEPVTIPAHGLMRKLAPLMLLVYRRRDAREM, encoded by the coding sequence ATGAGCAGCAATGCCGTGCGTTGGCCCAACTCGCTTTGGGCCGCGGTGACACCGTCCGGTCCTGATTGTCCCGAACTGACCGGTGCGCAACAGGCCGATGTGGTGATTATCGGCGGTGGCTTCACCGGCCTCTCGACGGCACTGCACTTGCGCGAGGCCAATATCGATGTTGCGATCGTCGAGGCCGCCGAGCCGGGCTGGGGCGCCTCGGGCCGCAACAACGGCCAGGTGATTCCGACGCTGTCGCGGCCGGATCCCGAGGACATTGTCGCCAGGCATGGTGCGGCCGGCGAGCGCTTCGTCGCGATGCTGCGCGACAGCGCCGCCACGCTGTTCGACATCGTCAGGCGCTACAATATCGAGGCCGAGCACGAGCAGGCCGGCTGGGTGCAGCCGGTGCATTCGCCGGGCCGCATCAAGATCGCGGAGCGGCGGGTGCGGCAATGGTCGAAATTCGGTGCGCCGGTCGAATTGCTGTCGCGCGACCACGTCCGGGACATGCTCGGGTCGGATGCGTGGTATGGCGGGTTCTGGAACAGGACCGGCGGCCACATCAATCCGCTGGCGCTGGCGCGGGGCCTGGCGCGCACCGTGCTCGGTCTCGGCGCGCGCATCTACGCCCGTTCGCCGGCGACAAGTTTCGAGCGACGCGGCGACCGATGGGTGGTGAAGACGGAAAGAGGCGAAATCTCCGGCCGCGCTCTGGTGGTCGCGACCAACGCCTATAGCGGCGAGTTTTCGACATCGCTGGTGCCGCAGATCGCCCATGAGGTGATGCCGGTGCTGTCCTGGCAGATGGCGACCCAGCCGCTGTCGGACAATGTCCGCAAGACCATTATCCCTGGCCGGCTTGCGATGTCGGACACCCATGGCGAGCTCTATTTCGCGCGCTACGACGCCCGCAACCGCCTCGTCACCGGCGGCGCGGTGATCGGTCCGGGCGACAAGGCCGCGCGGCTGAAGGCGCGGGTGACGGAGCGGCTGCAGAGGCTGTGGCCGCAGATCGGCGACGTTTCGTTCGACTACGTCTGGAACGGTTATGTCGGCATGACCTCCGACTTCCTGCCGCGCATCCACCGGCTTGGGCCCAATGCCTTTGGCTGGACCGGCTGCAACGGCCGCGCCGTTGCGCTGACCATGCCGCTCGGCCGGGAGCTGGCGAAGGCGGTGCAGGGCGTGCCCGACGGCGAGCTCGCGCTGCCCTTCACCGAGCCGGTGACGATCCCGGCGCACGGCCTGATGCGCAAGCTCGCGCCGCTGATGCTCTTGGTCTATCGCCGCCGCGACGCGCGGGAGATGTGA
- a CDS encoding 6-phosphofructokinase: MARKRIGILTGGGDVPGLNAVIKSVTYRGSEDDIEVVGLRRGWEALTHLNLDDPASKSHYVIPLNRENTRVIDRRGGTVLHSSRTNPSKMKKLPDHLAGEGFPVSQSTKGGIATRTWDLTGQVLANLTGLGIEHLIAIGGDDTLSYADKLNGLGVKIIAIPKTMDNDVRNTEYCIGFSTAITRASDAIQRQRTTVGSHERIGIFRIFGRDAGFTALYTAYATSIRCAIPEYKVSLDKLIQLLLEDKHANPSNYALIVLSEGAEWEDYKVQEYGEPDAYGHRRKASVAEAFADEIKRRTGEETIVSDLTYDLRSGDPDFIDKLVALTFGNMAYDAILEGKSGLMSALVEGRYDLVPIPDAKLGPRKLDVASSYNKERYRPLYSNKRGLPIFLTRAS; this comes from the coding sequence ATGGCGAGGAAGCGCATTGGTATTCTCACGGGCGGCGGCGACGTCCCCGGCCTCAACGCAGTGATCAAGAGCGTGACTTATCGCGGCAGTGAGGACGACATCGAGGTCGTCGGTCTCCGCCGTGGTTGGGAAGCCCTTACCCACCTGAACCTCGACGACCCCGCGAGCAAGTCCCACTACGTGATCCCGCTGAACCGCGAAAACACGCGCGTCATCGACCGGCGCGGCGGCACCGTGCTGCACTCGAGCCGCACCAATCCCTCTAAAATGAAGAAGTTGCCTGATCATCTCGCGGGCGAGGGCTTTCCGGTTTCCCAGAGCACCAAGGGGGGTATCGCGACCAGGACGTGGGACCTCACCGGCCAGGTGCTGGCAAACCTCACGGGGCTCGGCATCGAACATCTGATCGCCATCGGCGGAGATGATACGCTCAGCTATGCGGACAAGCTCAATGGACTCGGCGTCAAGATCATTGCCATTCCCAAGACGATGGATAACGACGTCCGCAACACCGAATACTGCATCGGTTTCTCGACCGCGATCACGCGAGCGAGCGATGCCATCCAGCGGCAACGCACCACCGTTGGCTCGCACGAGCGAATTGGCATTTTCCGCATCTTTGGTCGCGATGCCGGATTTACGGCGCTCTATACCGCATACGCGACCTCGATCCGATGCGCCATACCGGAGTACAAGGTCAGTCTCGACAAACTGATCCAGCTTCTCCTCGAGGACAAGCACGCCAATCCGAGCAACTACGCGCTGATCGTGCTCAGTGAGGGCGCCGAGTGGGAGGACTACAAGGTGCAGGAATACGGCGAGCCTGACGCCTACGGTCACCGCAGGAAGGCGAGCGTAGCTGAAGCGTTCGCCGACGAGATCAAGCGGCGCACCGGTGAGGAGACCATCGTCTCTGACCTCACCTACGACCTGCGATCGGGCGATCCGGACTTCATCGACAAGCTTGTGGCGCTGACGTTTGGCAACATGGCCTACGATGCCATCCTGGAAGGCAAGTCCGGCCTGATGTCGGCGCTGGTCGAGGGCCGCTACGACCTCGTCCCCATCCCCGACGCCAAGCTCGGACCGCGCAAACTGGATGTGGCCAGCTCGTACAATAAGGAACGCTACCGTCCTCTCTATTCCAACAAGCGGGGGTTGCCGATCTTTCTCACCCGCGCGTCATAG
- a CDS encoding carbohydrate ABC transporter permease — protein MNPRQLLGRIGLWLSVLVIVSPAILFFLWMASLSLKFEIDNAAYPPVFIPENFAWKNYADVLASNRFLTYFVNSLIVTGSATGLAMLVGVPAGYGIARMAAHKSAIVILIARITPGLSYLIPLFLLFQWLGLLGTLVPQIIIHLVVTVPIVIWIMIGYFETTPLELEEAALIDGATRWQVFRHVALPIAKPGLAVAFILAVIFSWNNFVFGIVLAGRETRTLPVAVYNMISFDQLSWGPLAAAALIVTAPVLLLTVMAQRQIVAGLTAGAVKGG, from the coding sequence ATGAACCCGCGTCAGCTCCTCGGGCGGATCGGGCTGTGGCTGTCGGTGCTCGTCATCGTCTCGCCGGCGATCCTGTTCTTCCTCTGGATGGCCTCGCTGTCGCTGAAATTCGAGATCGACAACGCCGCCTATCCGCCGGTGTTCATCCCGGAGAATTTCGCCTGGAAGAACTATGCCGACGTGCTCGCCTCCAACCGTTTCCTGACCTACTTCGTCAACAGCCTGATCGTCACCGGCTCTGCGACCGGGCTCGCCATGCTGGTCGGCGTGCCCGCCGGTTACGGCATCGCACGGATGGCCGCGCATAAATCCGCGATCGTGATCCTGATCGCGCGCATCACGCCGGGCCTGTCCTACCTGATCCCGCTGTTCCTGCTGTTCCAGTGGCTCGGCCTGCTCGGCACGCTGGTGCCGCAGATCATCATCCATCTCGTGGTCACGGTGCCGATCGTGATCTGGATCATGATCGGCTATTTCGAGACCACGCCGCTGGAGCTCGAGGAAGCCGCCCTGATCGACGGCGCCACGCGCTGGCAGGTGTTCCGCCATGTCGCGCTGCCGATCGCCAAGCCGGGGCTTGCGGTCGCCTTCATCCTTGCGGTGATCTTCTCCTGGAACAACTTCGTGTTCGGTATCGTGCTGGCCGGGCGCGAGACGCGCACGCTGCCGGTCGCTGTCTACAACATGATCTCGTTCGACCAGTTGAGCTGGGGCCCGCTCGCCGCCGCCGCGCTGATTGTGACGGCACCGGTTCTGCTGCTCACCGTGATGGCGCAGCGGCAGATCGTCGCCGGTCTCACCGCGGGTGCAGTGAAGGGCGGGTGA
- a CDS encoding fructose 1,6-bisphosphatase, with protein sequence MRLTISVIKADIGSVGGHTKPSARMMAAVEGEVANAIDNGLLIDSFVRHTGDDIAIIMTHTRGEGSSEVHQFAWKTFLAATAVAKTSGLYGAGQDLLVDAPSGNVRGAGPAVAELSFDHSLSGARPAESFMVFAADKCGPGAYNLPLYLAFADPMYCAGLMLPPMIKGFRFHIIDMDNTAGDSVIELDAPADGYHIAALLRDNERFGIDRIVSKTYGEVAVAVSAQRLHAIAGKYTGKDDPVAIVRNQGIFAAPEEIISPFAKAHFVGGDARGSHVMPLMPVPLNTPVTGMYCLPIVSCVGFSIDREGKFSESYTDFFDNLAWDEVRQRAQRKAIEMRSQGWSGAAMLPYSELEYGGFRDTVSGLLKRFRLREERKPQAAE encoded by the coding sequence ATGAGACTCACCATTTCGGTCATCAAGGCTGACATTGGCTCCGTTGGGGGTCATACGAAGCCATCTGCACGCATGATGGCGGCTGTCGAGGGGGAGGTCGCAAATGCGATCGACAACGGTCTCTTGATCGACAGTTTCGTTCGCCATACCGGCGACGACATTGCGATCATCATGACGCACACGCGGGGCGAAGGGAGCTCCGAAGTCCATCAATTCGCCTGGAAGACGTTTCTCGCGGCCACTGCGGTTGCGAAGACCTCCGGGCTCTACGGCGCCGGCCAGGATCTTCTCGTCGACGCCCCTTCCGGAAACGTGCGCGGCGCCGGCCCGGCCGTCGCCGAACTCAGCTTCGACCACAGCCTCTCGGGCGCAAGACCTGCAGAGTCCTTCATGGTGTTCGCTGCCGACAAATGCGGTCCCGGCGCCTACAACCTGCCGCTCTATCTGGCCTTTGCCGATCCCATGTATTGCGCGGGGCTGATGCTGCCCCCGATGATCAAGGGGTTCCGTTTCCATATCATCGACATGGACAACACGGCCGGCGACAGTGTGATCGAACTCGACGCGCCCGCGGACGGCTACCACATTGCCGCGCTGCTTCGCGACAACGAACGCTTCGGCATCGATCGCATCGTCTCGAAAACCTATGGCGAGGTCGCCGTGGCCGTTTCAGCGCAGCGCCTTCACGCGATCGCGGGCAAGTATACCGGCAAGGATGATCCGGTCGCGATCGTCAGGAACCAGGGGATTTTCGCGGCGCCTGAAGAAATCATCTCGCCGTTCGCCAAGGCGCACTTCGTGGGTGGCGATGCGCGCGGCTCGCATGTGATGCCGCTCATGCCTGTGCCTCTCAACACGCCGGTGACGGGGATGTACTGCCTGCCGATCGTTTCCTGCGTCGGCTTTTCGATCGACAGGGAAGGGAAGTTTTCGGAGTCCTATACCGACTTCTTTGACAACCTTGCGTGGGACGAGGTCCGCCAGCGCGCCCAGCGCAAGGCAATCGAGATGCGCAGCCAGGGCTGGTCTGGTGCCGCCATGCTGCCGTATTCCGAGCTGGAGTATGGTGGCTTCCGCGACACGGTGTCCGGCTTGCTGAAGCGTTTCCGGCTGCGCGAAGAGCGTAAGCCACAAGCGGCCGAGTAG
- a CDS encoding ABC transporter ATP-binding protein, whose amino-acid sequence MSDIVLSLDGLTVRLPKGADRPHALADVSLSVASNEILCVVGESGSGKSMMANAIMRLLPNEVTIEQGRMMFDGRDLCAASPAEMRDVRGAGIAMIFQEPMTALNPLRTIGDQIGEMFSIHSRLSKAEINARVLALLDDVRIADPKAAARAYPHELSGGQRQRAMIAMALALDPKLLIADEPTTALDVTTQAQILKLIRDLQQRKKTAVLFITHDFGVVAEIADRVVVMQHGAIVEQGTADEALNNPQHAYTRQLIAAVPPLKAPPPRILSGRDVLTIDRVSKTYRTGGFLGRGARVTEAVKNVSLHLPRGATLGIVGESGSGKSTLARCIVRLIDPDAGSILLDGKDWAKLRRDEVRRETRHIQMVFQDPFASLNPRRKAAELVAQGPIVHGADPAMAIAEARKLFELVGLDPSAGDRFPHEFSGGQRQRIGLARALALKPDVLVADEPVSALDVSVQAQVLKLLTSLRQQLGLSIIFITHDLRVAAQICDLVAVMKDGAVVEQGPTAEVFGNPQTPYAQALLSAIPGGAFAREHDTAAV is encoded by the coding sequence ATGAGTGACATTGTTCTTTCGCTCGACGGGCTGACGGTGCGCCTGCCGAAGGGCGCCGATCGGCCGCACGCGCTCGCCGATGTCTCGCTGTCGGTCGCCTCGAACGAGATCCTCTGCGTGGTCGGAGAATCCGGCTCCGGCAAGTCGATGATGGCCAACGCCATCATGCGGCTGCTGCCGAACGAGGTGACGATCGAGCAGGGCCGGATGATGTTCGACGGCCGCGACCTCTGCGCCGCAAGTCCCGCCGAGATGCGCGACGTGCGCGGCGCCGGGATCGCGATGATCTTCCAGGAGCCGATGACGGCGCTCAATCCGCTGCGCACCATCGGCGACCAGATCGGCGAGATGTTCTCGATCCACTCCCGCCTGTCGAAGGCCGAGATCAACGCGCGGGTGCTGGCGCTGCTCGACGACGTCCGCATTGCCGATCCGAAGGCTGCAGCGAGGGCCTATCCGCACGAGCTCTCGGGCGGCCAGCGCCAGCGCGCGATGATCGCGATGGCGCTGGCGCTCGACCCGAAGCTCCTGATCGCAGACGAGCCGACCACGGCGCTCGATGTCACCACGCAGGCGCAGATCCTGAAGCTGATCCGCGACCTGCAGCAGCGCAAGAAGACCGCGGTGCTGTTCATCACCCATGATTTCGGCGTGGTCGCCGAGATCGCCGATCGCGTGGTGGTGATGCAGCACGGCGCGATCGTCGAACAGGGCACAGCCGACGAGGCGCTGAACAATCCGCAGCACGCCTATACCAGGCAGCTGATCGCCGCGGTGCCGCCGCTCAAGGCGCCGCCGCCGCGCATCCTCTCGGGCAGGGACGTCCTGACCATCGACCGCGTCTCCAAGACCTACCGCACCGGCGGCTTCCTCGGCCGCGGTGCGCGGGTCACCGAGGCAGTGAAGAACGTCTCGCTGCATTTGCCGCGCGGTGCGACGCTCGGCATCGTCGGCGAATCCGGCTCGGGCAAATCGACGCTGGCCCGCTGCATCGTGCGGCTGATCGATCCCGACGCCGGATCGATCCTGCTCGACGGCAAGGATTGGGCGAAGCTCAGGCGCGACGAGGTCCGCCGCGAGACCCGCCACATCCAGATGGTGTTTCAGGATCCCTTCGCCTCGCTCAACCCGCGCCGCAAGGCGGCCGAGCTGGTGGCGCAGGGACCGATCGTGCATGGTGCGGATCCGGCCATGGCGATTGCGGAGGCGAGAAAGCTTTTCGAACTGGTCGGCCTCGACCCGTCCGCCGGCGACCGCTTTCCGCACGAATTCTCCGGCGGCCAGCGTCAGCGCATCGGGCTGGCGCGCGCGCTCGCGCTAAAACCGGATGTACTGGTCGCCGACGAGCCAGTGTCGGCGCTCGACGTCTCGGTGCAGGCGCAGGTCCTGAAGCTGCTCACCTCGCTGCGCCAGCAGCTCGGGCTTTCCATCATCTTCATCACGCACGACCTGCGCGTCGCCGCGCAGATCTGCGATCTCGTTGCCGTGATGAAGGATGGTGCCGTGGTCGAGCAAGGGCCGACCGCCGAGGTGTTCGGCAATCCGCAGACCCCCTACGCGCAGGCGCTGCTATCAGCGATCCCAGGCGGCGCGTTCGCTCGCGAGCACGACACGGCGGCCGTGTAG